The nucleotide window GGTCAGAAAAGATTATAAACTGTCCGCTGCTGAAATACAGGTTTTGGAAGATGCCCTGGCGGCCAGTAATTTCCGGATGATTCAGGAAGACCGTAAAAAACTGTATGACAACATCACTACCTCCATCGTGGTGAAAAAAGGTGCCAATGCGGCCAGTAAATCCGATGCAAGTTTCATTATGCCGGCCGACCAGCACAGGTGGAACCAGGTAGTGAAGGCTTTTGAAGCGCTTATTGCGTCTAAAACCAATGGAACTGTTGCCAGGTAACATGTGGGAAGATTACAAAGACAAAACCCGGATTCTGATACTTGGAAAAGGCGCAGGCACGCTTTACACCTATATCCTCAATTTTCTAGGCCGAGAGATGGACCTGATAACACCCGAATCAGCACCAACATCCTCAAACGATTTTGCCCTTTTGATATCCGACGACCCGGAGTCCGCTTCGGGCTACAGTCCGAATATAGTACTGCAAACCTTACCCCAGCCCGTAAATACGGTGTTGGACCACCTGGTAGCCGGTGGCATCTATATCTTTCCGGAAGCCGTTGAAACGCCGGACAAAACGGAAGCGCCGGCCGTTTACTGCCGCCAGATACCATATCCTGCAAGTTCCTATACCTTAGCCCAAGGATCCGCGGTAGTAACTACAGACCTTGGACCGCTGCCGGTTGCGGTAAGTGACCCTTCGGTACTTGACCATCTGGAAGGAGTCCGCATACTTTGTCAGCACACCGGAATAATGGAAGAAGCCTTTTACGAAGCTCTGATGAACTACAGGTCATAATTAAGGCGACAGATTAATGAAATAAAAAAGCCAACCCGGAAGGGTTGGCTTCTTACGTGATCTTCAATTATTTAATCAAGTATTTCGTATTCTATAGGCATCGTACCGCGGTTCAGGTCTCCGATTTCATCAAATGCAGCTTTGGAAAGATCCAGGGCGCGTGAAGCTGTAAAAGGGCCTCTGTCATTAATTACTACAACTACGCTTTGATCTGTGCGCAAATTGGTAACTTTTACTTTAGTTCCGAAAGGAAGCGTGCGGTGCGCCGCTGTCATTTTTGAATTGTTGAACTTCTCACCGCTGGCGGTTTTCCGTCCGTTGAACTTGTCGTGGTAGTACGACGCATAACTTGTTTTCACCTCATCGTTATCATTGGTATCATTCTTGAAAGAATAAAGGCCAAGAGCTGAAATCATCATTATGATTACGAGAACTAATCTTTTCATCATTTTGAGGGTTTTATTGGTTTTGATGGGGCAAAGGTAAACCGAAACTGAAACCTGCAAGAACAGCAGTGTTAAACTGTAATAATACTATCTTAAAATTTTGTTAATAAACCCTGCCAGCTCCTATCTGTAGGGATTTCACAGCGGTTGTTAAAAAGTGTTAAAAAGAGGTCTGAAATGTTAATACTTTTAACTCTGCTGCTTAAATTTTGCCCCTACGTTTCAGCACAGTCCACTGATTACCAATTTTTTACATAGTAAATTGCACAAGTGTTCTTTAGGCTTAAACGCAGTCTAACCTTCTAACACTCTACCTTTTAAACTATATTGCAGCAGTCTCAAATCTGAAATCTTGGCTCTTGGCTCTTGGCTGTTGGCTCTCTTAACCACAGAGACACAGGGAATGCACAGAGGGCACGGGGATCATGGATTAGGGTTGTTGAATGTCGAATGTTGAATTTTTAATCTTGAATTTTGGATTCGGGATTATTTTCATTGGCCTCTTCATTACCTTCTACCTTTTCAACCTATTGAAGCAGTCTCAAATCTGATGTCTGAATTCTTACATCGTTGCTCCTGGCTCTTACCAAACCACAAAGCACACAAAAAGAATCATCAACGTACACAAAGCATAAGTTAAAATCTATACTCAAAATCCTGGCTCTTGATTTTTGCCTCTTGCTTCCCGAACCACACAGACACAGTGAAAGTTCTGAGAGCACGGAGGTACATTCGTAATTTTGTTAAACTGTCAGATTATTACAAAGTCTGAAATCTGAGGTCTGAAATCTGAAATCTGAAATCTTGGCTCTTGGCTCTTGGCTGTTTGGATCTCTTAACCACAGAGACACAGTGAAAGTTCTGAGAGCACGGGGTACATTCGTAATTTTGTTAAACTGTCAGATTATTACAAAGTCTGAAATCTGAGGTCTGAAATCTGAAATCTCAGTTCCTGGCTCTTACCAAACCACAAAGCACACAAAGCCTTCTCAAAGAACACAAAGAGAAAACCACAGAATACACAGTGGCTTTTAACAGGGCACGGAACTAATAAATTGTGAGTGCTGTATGTGATTTCTGGATTCAGGATTCAGAATTCAGGGTTCAGAAATATTTGAATAGCCTCTTCCTTACCTTATAACCTCTTACCCCCTCAACTTAACCCCAACCTAATCTGGGCTACTGGCTATTGGCTATTGGCAATTGGCTATAAGCTATAAGTTATTAACTATAAGTTTCCCGTTATTTCTGCCTGTACTGCATCCTCGACCTTCTAATCCCCAAACCTTTTAACCTCTTAACCTTAACCTTAATCTCAACTTCAACATTGGCTCTAATCAATTGTCTGAAATCTAATGTCTGAAATCTGAAATCTCAGTTCCTGGCTCCAGAACTAAAAACCGTTAAGCCGTAAATTTGTTAAACTGTTAGATTGCTAAATTGATAAATTCTGGCTTCTGATATCTGATATCTCGTATTTGGCCCTCCTAAACCAGCTTGCCGTACAGGTCGAATTCTTCAGCAGAGGTAATCAGAACATCTGCAAACTCACCTATGGAGATATAAACCTCATCCGTAGCTTCCACCAGTACGGTATTATCCACATCGGGCGAGTCAAATTCAGTGCGGCCTACAAAATAATTCCCTTCTTTCCTGTCGAAGATGCAGCGGTACACCTTGCCGATGCGTTCCTGGTTCTTTTCCCATGAAATCTGGGACTGGAGTTCCATGATTTCCTCTACACGGGATTCTTTTACCTCCTGCGGCACATCATCTTCCAGTGCATAAGCCGTAGTATTCTCTTCATGGGAATAGGTAAAGCAGCCCAGGCGGTCAAAACGCTGCGTGCGCACCCATTCCTTCAGTTCCTGAAAACGTTCCTCAGTTTCGCCGGGGAAACCTACGATCAAAGTGGTGCGAATGGCCATATCCGGCACCATCAGTCTGAATTTATCCAGCAGTGCATTGGTTTTCTCATGAGAGGTCCCGCGCTTCATGGCCTTAAGGATATCTGAGTTGATGTGCTGAAGCGGTATGTCTATATAATTACATACTTTAGGTTCATTTTTTATGATCTCCAATACATCTTCCGGAAAACCGGTTGGGAAAGCATAGTGCAGACGTATCCATTCAATACCTTCAACAGTTACAAGCCTGAGCAGTAAATCACCAAGCGCCCGCTTCTTATAAATATCCAGACCATAATAAGTGAGGTCCTGCGCAATCAGGATCAGTTCCTTCACTCCTTTTTTTGCCAGTTTTTCTGCCTCAATTACGAGATTTTCAATAGGTGTGGAAACGTTCTTACCCCTCATGAGCGGGATGGCACAGAAGGAGCAGGGCCTGTCGCAACCTTCAGCGATCTTCAGGTAGGCATAATGCCTGGGAGTGGTAGTCAGCCGCTCACCCACCAACTCCTGGCGGTAATCTGCGCCCAGGTGCTTTAGCAGCAGCGGTAAATCACGGGTGCCAAAATACTGGTCCACATCCGGAATCTCACGGATGAGATCCGGCTTATATCTTTCGGAAAGGCAGCCGGTAACAAAAACCTGTTCCACCTCTCCCCTTTTCTTAGCCTCTACAAAATCCAGGATGGTGTTTATGGATTCTTCCTTGGCATTGTCTATAAATCCGCAGGTGTTGATCACTACCACATCGCCGCGGTCTTCATGCACCACTTCCTTACCGCTGGCTTCCAGCTGGCCCATAAGCACTTCGGAGTCATACACGTTTTTGGAGCATCCAAGAGTAACGATATTGATTTTTTTTCTGCCTGTTGATTTTGTACGCATTGATTTCTGTTAAAATCCGGATATTCCGGGGTTAGAACCCAAGATCAGGAAAGTCTGAATACGGGCGTGCAAATTTAGCAATAAAAAAAAGAATCAGGTTGCTGATTCTTAGTGAGATGAATTTAAAAATTTCTTTCCGCGAAACGGGGCATTATACGGTCTTTATCCGACAGTACAACATCTTCGGCCGGCAGTTTCCAGTCTATGCCCAGGTCTTCATCATTCCACAGCACACCTCCTTCGGACGCTTTATCATAGAAGTTATCACATTTATAAGCAAAGACTGCCGTTTCAGACAGCACCGAAAACCCATGGCCAAAGCCGCGCGGAACGTAAAACTGCCTTTTATTTTCGCCCGTAAGCTCTACACCGTACCACTGACCAAAAGTGGCTGAACCCAGTCTCAGGTCTACCGCAACATCCCAAACACGGCCTTCCAGACATGATACAAGCTTAGCCTGGGCATGGTCTCCTTTCTGCAGATGCAGTCCGCGAAGTACACCGTAGGAAGATTTTGAAATATTGTCCTGCACGAAATGACCGTTCATGCCGGTAAGTTCTTCAAACCTTCTTTCGTTGAATTTCTCATAAAAATAGCCTCGTTCATCCTCAAATATAGTAGGTTCCAGGATATAGCAGTCTTTTAATGGCGTGGGATACATTTTCATGAGGCCTGTGATATTTGTTTCTTTACTTGCTTCTTAATGAACAGGTAAGCAAATGAACTGATCAGCAATACGACCGGAATAAGGATGGCATCCGATACATCAGTAAAAATAACCAGCGCATTGATGAGAATCTGGACAAGTGCGTAGGCGGAACTTACCGAAATATGCGAAAATCCTTTTTCATTGGCAAAAAGCTGATAAAGGTGCCTCCGGTGTGCCTTAAATATATTTTCGCCAAGTCGGAGTCTTTCTACAATGGTAAAAACACTGTCGGTACCGTAAACGCTAAGCAGCAGTATCCATTTCAGTTCCCCCGTGGCAATAATTAGCTGTCCTGTAATGGCCGCAATCCAGAATGCGACGCCCATACTGCCTACATCACCCATAAAGCAGACTGCCCTTTTTCGGAAATTAAAGAAAAGGAAGACCAAACTGGCCAAAGCAGGATAAAGGATGAAACCGCTATCCGTAAATGATAGCGATTGATTGACAATATAAAGACTGATAAGGGTCACCAGACTGTACAGTCCGGACATTCCGTTAATGCCGTCCATAAAATTAAAGGCATTAAGAACTCCTATGGTTAGGATTACCGCTATGGGGATTAAATAGACAGAAGTCGTATTTGCAGCTTCCACAAAATAGAAAAGAAAGAGTACGGCCATAAACTGGAAGATCAGTCTTACCTTGGAGCTGAGACCGCGCAGGTCATCCACAAAACTTACCGCACATAAAATGAACAGGCCTGAGCCAAAAAGCAGGTAATCTTCGGTCGCGCCTCCGGAAAACAGCTGCCCATACAAAACATACAGCAGGAAAACAAAAGGATATACCACGCCGCCTCCACGTATCGTAACCTCGCTGTGCGCACTGCGCCTGTTCGGTTTGTCAACGATATGATAATGATTGGCAATCCGAAAATATACAAGGCTGAACAGCAGTACTGCAGCCGCGATGATGATATACTCCATCTATTTATTAAAACTTTTCAGGGTCTTCAGCAGACCTTCTTCGGCCGTAACAGGCAGATTCGCTATACCCAGTACCTGCTTAATTCTGGCATTGCTTACTACATAACTTTCAGTCAGTTTTTTCAGTCGTTCCGTGTTTAGCGGCAGGGGCAGGATGTCTCCGCTTTGGGCTGCGAAAGATATTAATTTCTGCGGGATATTCCAAAGCTTCACCTTCTTTCCTGTAGCCGCGCCAATGAGCTGCACCAATTGGTTGGTAGGAATGGGCTGGTCATCAGCAAAATGATAAATCCCTGAAGGCAATTCTTTATGAATCATTTGCCATACAAGAAAATGAAGATTGTCAATACTTAAAAAACTGCGGCTGTTCTCATATGCTGCCAGTGGCCACGGCATATTGCGTGAAACCATTTTATAAAGCAGGTTAAGATTCCCTTTGTTACCGGGGCCGTGTATCATACAGGGGCGGATAATGAACAGCCGTTTGCCGGGAGGCAGTGGCTGCGAAAGCAAGTACTCCTCCGCCAGGCGCTTGGATTTTCCGTAGGCCGTTTGCGGATCGGGACTGTGTTCTTCCTCCAGGATACCTGTAACGGTGTCGGCAACAGCCTTTACACTGCTGAAATAGAAGAAGTCCCGGATTCCGGACCTCTGAAATTCTTTAAAAAGATCTTTGGTGAGTTCCGTATTGACATTATAATATTCCTCATCCGACGCAGCGTTTGCCGTATCATGTGCTTTCCCCGCCAGGTGTATTACGACATCCGAGGATCTGTCCAGTTGGTCGCGCCAGTCCTCACTCCGAAGCGACAGCAAAAGTAAATCGGCATGCTTCTCCTTCAAGAAAACTGATAAATTTGATCCAACAAAGCCGCTGGCGCCGGTGATGCTTATTTTCATACTGCTTTTTTTGAAAGAATGGATTCCAGATTAGTAATACATTGCTGAAGCCGGAAATTCCGCAAATAAAAATTTCTGCCATTCGTTCCCAGAGCCTCCAGTTCTGATGATGGCATAGCTGATAGCTGTAGTATGGTCTGCGCTAGTGTCCTGAAATCGCCGGCAGGTACTGTATAACCACACTTTGATTCCTGCACCAGTTCAGCGCCCTCACCGTTAATCATAGCCACAATTGGTTTTGCAGCGCTCATATAAGCCTGAACTTTAGCAGGCACGGTAAGATTAAATATGGGGTCATCTTTTAAACTGACCAGCATTACATCAGCTTCCCTGAAAAAAGCGGCCATGGCTTCCAGTGGATATCTGCCTAATGTAAAAACTGTCCCGTGCAGTTTATGGCTATCAATAAAATCCCTCACATAATGCATTTTTCGGCCGTCACCTACGATAATCCACTTAATATTATCATATCCCTTGATTTCCTGGGCTGCCTTCAGTATATTTTCCAAATCCTGGGCTTCACCTACATTACCTGCGAACATGACCTTAAAGCCTTCGGGGAGAGTGGGAATTAGAAACTCTGCACTGCATTCAGCCACAGCATCCTCGGCCCAGTTAGGGAAATATTCAATCTTTGAGTCAAAGTTTCCCTTCTCTAAGATG belongs to Chryseobacterium sp. and includes:
- a CDS encoding septal ring lytic transglycosylase RlpA family protein; the encoded protein is MMKRLVLVIIMMISALGLYSFKNDTNDNDEVKTSYASYYHDKFNGRKTASGEKFNNSKMTAAHRTLPFGTKVKVTNLRTDQSVVVVINDRGPFTASRALDLSKAAFDEIGDLNRGTMPIEYEILD
- a CDS encoding glycosyltransferase family 4 protein is translated as MKILIVTQYFYPENFKSNDLAFELQRRGHEVTVLTGLPNYPEGEIYEGYGVFKNRRQTVNGVKVIRSLLLPRGKGGGTRLFLNYFSFAFFASVKAFFLSFSKRYDAVIVHEPSPVTQYYPALLLNKLRGTPVYFWVLDLWPESLQTAGGIRSRFVLDVFRKMVVSFYNNAEKILISSKGFRKSILEKGNFDSKIEYFPNWAEDAVAECSAEFLIPTLPEGFKVMFAGNVGEAQDLENILKAAQEIKGYDNIKWIIVGDGRKMHYVRDFIDSHKLHGTVFTLGRYPLEAMAAFFREADVMLVSLKDDPIFNLTVPAKVQAYMSAAKPIVAMINGEGAELVQESKCGYTVPAGDFRTLAQTILQLSAMPSSELEALGTNGRNFYLRNFRLQQCITNLESILSKKAV
- a CDS encoding NAD-dependent epimerase/dehydratase family protein; translation: MKISITGASGFVGSNLSVFLKEKHADLLLLSLRSEDWRDQLDRSSDVVIHLAGKAHDTANAASDEEYYNVNTELTKDLFKEFQRSGIRDFFYFSSVKAVADTVTGILEEEHSPDPQTAYGKSKRLAEEYLLSQPLPPGKRLFIIRPCMIHGPGNKGNLNLLYKMVSRNMPWPLAAYENSRSFLSIDNLHFLVWQMIHKELPSGIYHFADDQPIPTNQLVQLIGAATGKKVKLWNIPQKLISFAAQSGDILPLPLNTERLKKLTESYVVSNARIKQVLGIANLPVTAEEGLLKTLKSFNK
- the rimO gene encoding 30S ribosomal protein S12 methylthiotransferase RimO, with the translated sequence MRTKSTGRKKINIVTLGCSKNVYDSEVLMGQLEASGKEVVHEDRGDVVVINTCGFIDNAKEESINTILDFVEAKKRGEVEQVFVTGCLSERYKPDLIREIPDVDQYFGTRDLPLLLKHLGADYRQELVGERLTTTPRHYAYLKIAEGCDRPCSFCAIPLMRGKNVSTPIENLVIEAEKLAKKGVKELILIAQDLTYYGLDIYKKRALGDLLLRLVTVEGIEWIRLHYAFPTGFPEDVLEIIKNEPKVCNYIDIPLQHINSDILKAMKRGTSHEKTNALLDKFRLMVPDMAIRTTLIVGFPGETEERFQELKEWVRTQRFDRLGCFTYSHEENTTAYALEDDVPQEVKESRVEEIMELQSQISWEKNQERIGKVYRCIFDRKEGNYFVGRTEFDSPDVDNTVLVEATDEVYISIGEFADVLITSAEEFDLYGKLV
- a CDS encoding MraY family glycosyltransferase translates to MEYIIIAAAVLLFSLVYFRIANHYHIVDKPNRRSAHSEVTIRGGGVVYPFVFLLYVLYGQLFSGGATEDYLLFGSGLFILCAVSFVDDLRGLSSKVRLIFQFMAVLFLFYFVEAANTTSVYLIPIAVILTIGVLNAFNFMDGINGMSGLYSLVTLISLYIVNQSLSFTDSGFILYPALASLVFLFFNFRKRAVCFMGDVGSMGVAFWIAAITGQLIIATGELKWILLLSVYGTDSVFTIVERLRLGENIFKAHRRHLYQLFANEKGFSHISVSSAYALVQILINALVIFTDVSDAILIPVVLLISSFAYLFIKKQVKKQISQAS
- the rfbC gene encoding dTDP-4-dehydrorhamnose 3,5-epimerase is translated as MKMYPTPLKDCYILEPTIFEDERGYFYEKFNERRFEELTGMNGHFVQDNISKSSYGVLRGLHLQKGDHAQAKLVSCLEGRVWDVAVDLRLGSATFGQWYGVELTGENKRQFYVPRGFGHGFSVLSETAVFAYKCDNFYDKASEGGVLWNDEDLGIDWKLPAEDVVLSDKDRIMPRFAERNF